A window from Corallincola holothuriorum encodes these proteins:
- a CDS encoding type II secretion system protein: protein MKRIYSHSHQIHRGFTLIELVVVLIILGILAVTALSRFINLNDEATESTVRYSAKAFKTSVDLANAAWAVKRLNVGIYNLSALPRSEDPNFAARGTSGVDVNANGWPAGIWEDWLANAPADTPEDPSVYGAIGINNVQDCAQAWIGLMDSTQTVARTANESGDYLASHLGGQQCLYTYQDDTRYSFFYDAADGTVEYQFIP, encoded by the coding sequence ATGAAACGCATATATAGCCATAGTCACCAAATCCATCGGGGCTTTACCCTGATTGAGCTGGTTGTTGTGTTGATTATACTCGGAATACTCGCTGTCACTGCGCTATCTCGTTTTATCAACTTAAATGATGAAGCGACCGAATCCACCGTCCGCTACTCGGCCAAAGCATTTAAAACCTCAGTAGATTTGGCAAATGCAGCTTGGGCTGTAAAGCGTTTAAACGTCGGCATCTACAACCTATCGGCACTGCCACGATCTGAAGACCCCAATTTCGCCGCCCGCGGAACAAGTGGTGTTGATGTCAATGCCAATGGCTGGCCAGCAGGGATATGGGAAGATTGGCTCGCCAACGCGCCTGCCGATACACCTGAAGATCCCTCGGTTTATGGAGCGATTGGTATTAATAATGTCCAAGACTGCGCGCAGGCGTGGATTGGCTTAATGGACTCGACCCAAACCGTTGCGCGCACGGCCAATGAATCAGGTGATTACCTTGCCAGCCATTTAGGTGGTCAACAGTGCCTCTACACTTACCAAGATGATACCCGTTACAGCTTTTTTTACGATGCTGCGGATGGCACGGTGGAATACCAATTTATTCCATAG